The Paenibacillus tianjinensis genome has a window encoding:
- a CDS encoding type II secretion system protein, which yields MKKFAERLKSEQGFTLIEMIAALTLFSMIVGIISMVTMFGFRSYHKITIENALRDEADIIMSTIINELYTYAPESVINTTNINGITLKKGSAADEMIAFSGGSLVIGAITAVPDPNDRRTSIHSSLTGSVISSTSADGRTCQTTFPCDTGLIKIKLKLTQMYDGRAYTMELESKFGF from the coding sequence ATGAAAAAATTCGCTGAGCGGTTGAAGTCGGAGCAGGGATTTACCCTAATCGAGATGATCGCAGCCTTAACGCTCTTTTCTATGATAGTCGGCATTATTTCAATGGTAACCATGTTTGGCTTCCGCAGTTATCACAAAATAACGATCGAGAATGCTTTGCGGGATGAAGCCGATATTATTATGTCTACCATTATTAATGAACTATATACCTATGCTCCTGAAAGTGTAATAAACACCACCAACATAAACGGGATTACGCTAAAAAAAGGGTCAGCTGCCGATGAGATGATCGCCTTTTCGGGAGGCAGCCTTGTTATTGGGGCGATTACGGCCGTACCTGATCCGAATGATCGCCGGACTTCCATTCACTCTAGTCTAACGGGTTCGGTCATTTCTTCAACCTCTGCTGATGGGAGGACTTGCCAGACCACCTTTCCCTGCGATACCGGACTCATTAAAATCAAGCTAAAACTGACCCAGATGTATGACGGCAGAGCTTACACTATGGAACTTGAAAGTAAATTCGGATTTTAG
- a CDS encoding prepilin-type N-terminal cleavage/methylation domain-containing protein: MNTTGGTEKGFTLIEVLAAIVILSIVSLVLTSYFTRALSYSKSNQNKTIMVNLARNALFYMEKQDFETMSVYFQGKPANGTQPAVAGHSSIKASGCVPLTETSVSCAVYDGIITDVNTLANVLNPVINNVSYQVDITYQADLHQEMKNGRIGGNTEGAVDIRKQEMAPYLIPVEVTVTGPGGPNGHTASTVVEGYITDEKIR; the protein is encoded by the coding sequence ATGAATACAACAGGGGGCACAGAGAAGGGGTTTACCCTGATTGAGGTGTTGGCAGCCATTGTTATTCTCTCGATTGTTTCCCTGGTGCTAACCTCTTATTTTACCCGGGCGCTGTCCTACTCGAAATCGAACCAGAATAAGACAATTATGGTCAATCTGGCGCGGAACGCGCTTTTTTATATGGAGAAGCAGGACTTTGAGACAATGAGCGTGTATTTTCAAGGCAAACCCGCAAATGGGACGCAGCCTGCAGTTGCAGGTCACTCCAGTATTAAGGCATCCGGCTGTGTCCCTCTTACGGAGACCTCGGTAAGCTGCGCAGTCTATGATGGCATAATAACGGACGTGAATACACTTGCCAATGTGCTTAATCCGGTAATCAATAATGTCAGCTATCAGGTGGATATTACTTATCAGGCTGATCTGCATCAGGAAATGAAGAATGGCAGGATCGGCGGAAATACGGAAGGGGCGGTGGATATCCGCAAACAAGAGATGGCACCGTATTTAATTCCTGTAGAGGTAACGGTAACAGGACCTGGCGGCCCTAATGGCCATACTGCTAGTACAGTGGTGGAGGGTTATATTACAGATGAAAAAATTCGCTGA
- a CDS encoding alpha/beta hydrolase — translation MALIECKFYSEVLGLSTSMTVILPQQTTTQIGLSNVKRGDLHPTLYLLHGLSDDDSIWLRRTSIERYVAELGIAVVMPQVHRSFYTDMAGGGNYWTFISEELPALARSFFPLSPKREDNFVAGLSMGGYGAFKLGLRKPETFAAAASLSGALDMAHDFINWENPSQKSREYELIFGQEDIDGTPNDLLWLLKEVDRSKGPKPLLYQCCGTEDFLYENNQSFRKACAKTSLSLTYEEGPGAHEWGYWDTKIQDVLKWLPLGK, via the coding sequence ATGGCTTTAATAGAATGCAAATTTTATTCCGAAGTGCTCGGATTAAGCACCTCAATGACGGTTATTCTGCCGCAGCAGACGACTACGCAAATTGGTCTAAGCAATGTCAAAAGGGGAGATCTTCACCCGACACTCTACCTTCTGCATGGTTTATCGGATGACGACTCTATCTGGCTGCGCCGGACCTCGATTGAACGGTATGTGGCAGAGCTGGGTATCGCCGTGGTCATGCCGCAGGTGCACCGCAGCTTTTATACGGATATGGCGGGCGGGGGCAATTACTGGACCTTTATCAGTGAGGAGCTGCCGGCGCTCGCACGCTCGTTCTTCCCGCTGTCGCCAAAACGTGAGGATAACTTCGTAGCCGGTCTCTCTATGGGCGGGTATGGGGCGTTTAAGCTGGGACTGCGCAAGCCGGAGACTTTTGCCGCTGCGGCAAGCCTTTCCGGGGCGCTGGATATGGCGCATGATTTCATCAACTGGGAAAACCCTTCTCAGAAGAGCCGGGAGTATGAGCTTATTTTCGGGCAAGAGGATATCGACGGTACTCCCAATGATCTGCTGTGGCTGCTCAAGGAAGTAGACCGCTCCAAAGGACCTAAACCGCTTCTCTACCAATGCTGCGGCACGGAGGATTTCCTGTATGAAAATAATCAGAGCTTCCGCAAAGCCTGCGCCAAGACTTCACTGTCTCTAACCTATGAAGAAGGTCCGGGTGCACATGAGTGGGGCTACTGGGATACCAAAATCCAGGATGTGCTGAAATGGCTGCCGCTAGGTAAATAA
- the argH gene encoding argininosuccinate lyase — protein sequence MSKLWGGRFTKGTNKLVEEYTASIGFDKALAEEDVQGSLAHVTMLGKCGILPQEDVETIKAGLNKVLDKVRAGEIEFSVADEDIHMNIEKNLIGEVGPVGGKLHTGRSRNDQVATDMHLYLRNRVVEFVGLLHELQEALIEQAKDNVETIVPGYTHLQRAQPILFAHHLLAYVSMFRRDAERLTDSYKRINVLPLGAGALAGTTFPIDRHFVAEQLGFDSVYENSLDAVSDRDFIVEFLANAALIMTHLSRLSEELVLWSSTEFSFVELDDAFCTGSSIMPQKKNPDVPELVRGKTGRVYGNLIGLLTVLKSLPLAYNKDMQEDKEGMFDTVATLTGALQLFAPMISTMKVNKTRMREAVNTDFSNATDIADFLVGKGLPFRQAHEVIGKTVLYCINEGKFLLDLTLDEFKQFSPLFDDQIYAVLQPEAVVNARNVYGGTATVQVKAAIERAEASLKEAGKWVAQHTSSAE from the coding sequence GTGAGCAAGCTTTGGGGCGGACGGTTTACCAAAGGAACAAACAAGCTGGTGGAGGAATATACGGCATCCATCGGATTTGATAAGGCGCTGGCCGAAGAGGATGTGCAGGGCAGTCTGGCCCATGTGACGATGCTGGGCAAATGCGGTATTCTGCCGCAGGAGGATGTTGAAACCATCAAGGCCGGGCTGAACAAGGTGCTGGATAAGGTTCGGGCCGGCGAGATTGAATTCTCTGTAGCGGACGAAGATATTCATATGAATATCGAAAAGAATCTGATCGGGGAGGTTGGTCCGGTAGGCGGCAAGCTGCACACGGGACGCAGCCGCAACGATCAGGTAGCGACAGACATGCATTTGTATCTTCGTAACCGGGTGGTGGAGTTCGTGGGACTCTTGCATGAACTGCAGGAAGCCCTGATTGAACAGGCTAAAGACAATGTGGAGACGATTGTGCCCGGCTACACGCATTTGCAGCGCGCACAGCCCATCCTGTTCGCCCATCATCTGCTGGCTTACGTGTCCATGTTCCGCCGCGATGCGGAGCGCCTGACGGACAGCTACAAGCGGATCAATGTACTTCCGCTGGGCGCAGGGGCCCTGGCCGGAACGACGTTCCCGATTGACCGGCATTTTGTGGCGGAGCAGCTTGGCTTCGACAGTGTGTACGAGAACAGCCTGGACGCTGTCAGCGACCGCGACTTCATTGTTGAATTCCTGGCGAACGCAGCGCTTATTATGACCCATCTGTCCCGGCTGAGCGAAGAGCTCGTGCTGTGGAGCAGCACGGAATTCAGCTTCGTAGAGCTTGACGATGCGTTCTGCACCGGCAGCAGCATCATGCCACAGAAGAAGAACCCGGATGTACCCGAGCTGGTACGCGGCAAAACAGGCCGTGTCTACGGCAACCTGATCGGTCTCTTGACCGTGCTCAAATCGCTGCCGCTGGCTTACAATAAGGATATGCAGGAAGACAAAGAGGGCATGTTTGATACAGTAGCCACACTGACAGGGGCGCTGCAGCTGTTCGCACCGATGATCTCCACCATGAAGGTGAACAAAACCCGGATGCGTGAAGCGGTCAATACCGACTTCTCCAATGCGACCGATATCGCTGACTTCCTGGTAGGCAAGGGACTGCCTTTCCGCCAGGCTCATGAGGTGATCGGCAAAACCGTGCTGTATTGCATCAATGAAGGCAAATTCCTGCTCGACCTGACGCTGGACGAATTCAAACAGTTCTCACCGCTGTTCGATGACCAGATTTATGCTGTTCTCCAGCCTGAGGCTGTAGTGAACGCCCGTAACGTCTATGGCGGCACAGCCACTGTGCAGGTTAAAGCGGCGATTGAACGGGCTGAAGCTTCTTTGAAGGAAGCAGGTAAATGGGTAGCACAGCATACCAGCAGTGCCGAATAA
- a CDS encoding argininosuccinate synthase, translating into MAKEKIVLAYSGGLDTSVILKWLKETYDAEIIAFTADIGQKEELDGLEEKALATGASKVYIDDLRDEFANDFIYPMFQSGALYEGQYLLGTSIARPLIAKRMVDIAIAEGATAIAHGATGKGNDQVRFELNAAALSPSIKVIAPWRLEEFRNQFPGRAEMIAYAEANGIPVQASAAKPYSMDRNLLHISYESGVLEDPWFDPSAPENKEMFLLSNAPEDAPDEAEYLELDFLKGNCVALNGEALTPLQVMEKLNELGGKHGIGRVDMVENRFVGMKSRGVYETPGGTILFTAHRKMESITMDREVMNLRDSLITRYSTLVYNGFWFAPERLALQALVNESQKNVTGTVRVKLYKGNIIGAGVKSPVSLYNPDIATMEADPTQAYDQGDATGFIRLNALRLKVSAGVAESNK; encoded by the coding sequence ATGGCAAAAGAAAAAATCGTACTCGCCTATTCCGGCGGACTGGATACCTCAGTCATCCTGAAATGGCTCAAAGAAACCTATGATGCGGAGATTATTGCCTTCACCGCCGATATCGGCCAGAAGGAAGAGCTTGACGGCCTGGAGGAAAAAGCGCTGGCAACCGGCGCATCGAAGGTCTACATCGACGATCTCCGCGACGAATTCGCAAATGACTTCATCTATCCGATGTTCCAGTCGGGTGCGCTGTATGAAGGCCAATATCTGCTCGGAACAAGCATTGCCCGTCCGCTGATCGCTAAGCGTATGGTGGACATTGCCATCGCCGAAGGCGCTACAGCGATTGCCCATGGCGCAACGGGCAAAGGGAATGACCAGGTCCGCTTTGAGCTGAATGCGGCGGCATTGTCGCCAAGCATCAAGGTGATTGCGCCTTGGCGGCTGGAAGAGTTCCGCAACCAGTTCCCGGGCCGTGCGGAAATGATTGCCTACGCTGAAGCCAATGGCATTCCGGTGCAGGCATCGGCGGCGAAGCCATATTCAATGGACCGCAATCTGCTGCACATCAGCTATGAGAGCGGCGTGCTGGAGGATCCGTGGTTTGATCCAAGCGCACCGGAGAACAAAGAAATGTTCCTGCTCAGCAATGCTCCGGAGGATGCTCCGGATGAAGCGGAGTACCTGGAGCTGGACTTCCTGAAAGGCAACTGTGTGGCGCTAAACGGTGAAGCGTTGACTCCGCTGCAGGTGATGGAGAAGCTGAATGAGCTGGGCGGCAAGCATGGCATTGGACGTGTGGACATGGTTGAGAACCGTTTTGTCGGCATGAAGAGCCGCGGCGTGTACGAGACCCCAGGCGGAACCATCCTGTTCACCGCTCACCGCAAAATGGAATCCATCACGATGGACCGTGAAGTGATGAACCTGCGTGACAGCCTGATCACCCGTTACAGTACGCTGGTATATAACGGCTTCTGGTTCGCTCCTGAGCGTCTTGCGCTGCAGGCCCTGGTGAATGAGAGCCAGAAGAACGTAACCGGTACGGTTCGCGTGAAGCTGTACAAAGGCAACATTATCGGTGCCGGCGTGAAATCTCCGGTCAGCCTGTACAATCCGGACATCGCGACGATGGAGGCGGATCCGACCCAGGCGTATGACCAGGGGGATGCGACAGGCTTTATCCGCCTGAATGCACTGCGTCTGAAGGTTTCTGCCGGTGTGGCGGAATCGAATAAGTAG